The following coding sequences are from one Kwoniella bestiolae CBS 10118 chromosome 2, complete sequence window:
- a CDS encoding threonine ammonia-lyase, biosynthetic, with amino-acid sequence MVATNGLAIPTKANGNPSSSSSHSFSKSPPSYMEYTSSAPFPPTSAKHDDNEEIPSHLYDKLPDHYLKVNGKGQKVPDYLKMILMSKVYSSPLNLKETPLTYAVNLSAKLGNEIWLKREDLHPVFSFKIRGAYNMMASLTEEEKKKGVVTCSAGNHAQGVALSSNSLNIPATVVMPVSTPSIKWRNVQRLGAKVVLHGRDFDEAKAECSRLEKQEGLTFIPPFDDPYVVAGQGTIAMEICRQISDADKISGIFGAVGGGGMIAGISSYIKRVAAPSVNVYGVETVDGDAMERSLKKGKRVLLDEVGPFADGTAVRIVGEEPFRVCKENLDGVVLVNNDEICAAIKDVFEETRSIPEPSGALALAGLKAHISRNNLVGANKRFVAVVSGGNMNFGRLRFVAERAEIGERREVLISIKVPEKPGSFLKFHSLLEGRAVTEFTYRYSSPSTGYIICSFLLSCASSTATGPTPEARQKEINELFEKFRQEGIEATDLSEDEFSKSHVRHLVGGRSGVQDERLFRFEFPERPGALGNFLKGMKSDWNISMFHYRNHGADVGKVLIGIQVPKDSYDAFGEFLNDLGYVYVEETQNPAYTSLLRTQA; translated from the exons ATGGTAGCTACAAATGG CCTAGCCATACCCACTAAAGCCAACGGTaacccctcctcttcctcttcccattcattcTCAAAGTCACCACCATCCTACATGGAATACACATCGTCAGCACCCTTCCCACCAACATCAGCGAAACATGATGATAACGAGGAAATACCTTCGCATCTGTACGATAAGTTACCAGACCATTATCTGAAAGTCAATGGGAAGGGACAGAAGGTGCCTGATTATTTGAAGATGATTCTGATGT CAAAGGTGTACTCTTCTCCGCTGAACCTCAAAGAGACCCCCTTGACATACGCTGTCAACCTCTCTGCTAAACTTGGTAACGAG ATCTGGCTCAAGCGTGAAGACCTCCATCCTGTTTTTTCATTCAAGATCCGAGGCGCGTACAATATGATGGCTTCGTTgaccgaggaagagaagaagaaaggtgTAGTAACATGCAGTGCTG GAAACCACGCCCAGGGAGTAGCCCTATCCAGCAACTCACTCAACATCCCCGCCACAGTCGTCATGCCCGTCTCTACCCCATCTATCAAATGGAGGAACGTACAGCGCTTAGGAGCCAAGGTAGTCCTCCACGGAAGAGATTTCGACGAAGCCAAAGCGGAGTGCAGTCGTCTAGAAAAACAGGAGGGATTGACATTCATTCCCCCCTTCGATGATCCCTACGTGGTAGCGGGACAGGGAACGATAGCCATGGAGATTTGTCGTCAGATAAGCGACGCAGATAAGATATCAGGGATATTCGGCgcagtgggaggaggaggtatgatCGCTGGTATCTCCTCGTATATCAAGCGTGTCGCTGCTCCCTCTGTGAATGTATATGGAGTAGAGACTGTCGATGGGGATGCGATGGAAAGAAGTTTGAAGAAAGGTAAAAGGGTGTTattggatgaggttggtCCGTTTGCGGATGGTACGGCCGTTAGGATCGTGGGTGAAGAGCCGTTTAGGGTCTGTAAGGAGAATTTGGATGGGGTGGTGTTGGTCAATAATGATGAGATCTGTGCGGCTATCAAAGATGtctttgagg AAACTCGATCCATCCCCGAACCGTCCGGTGCATTAGCTTTGGCAGGTCTCAAAGCCCATATATCGCGAAACAACCTCGTAGGAGCGAACAAGCGATTCGTAGCGGTCGTCTCGGGGGGCAATATGAACTTCGGTAGATTGAGGTTCGTAGCTGAACGTGCGGAGATtggtgagaggagggaggtgttgATCAGTATCAAGGTGCCTGAGAAACCTGGATC CTTCCTGAAATTTCATTCCCTCCTTGAAGGACGAGCCGTTACGGAATTCACCTACCGATACTCCTCCCCCTCTACGGGATATATCATCTGCtcattccttctttcctGCGCTTCATCTACAGCCACAGGTCCCACGCCCGAAGCTAGGCAGAAGGAGATCAACGAATTGTTTGAGAAATTCAGGCAAGAAGGGATAGAGGCTACTGATTTGTCGGAGGATGAGTTCTCAAAATCACATGTGAGGCATTTGGTCGGGGGACGAAGTGGTGTTCAGGATGAGAGGTTGTTTAGATTTG AGTTCCCGGAAAGACCAGGTGCTTTAGGTAATTTCCTCAAGGGTATGAAATCAGATTGGAATATCTCGATGTTCCATTATCGAAATCACGGAGCGG ACGTCGGTAAAGTGCTTATCGGTATACAAGTGCCCAAAGACTCTTATGATGCTTTTGGCGAATTCTTGAATGATCTGGGATATGTCTACGTCGAAGAAACTCAGAACCCCGCTTATACTTCTTTATTGAGGACTCAAGCGTAG
- a CDS encoding DNA polymerase epsilon catalytic subunit A translates to MSSRGSFRGRGRGGGSNTRFTGKKRSARGGGVAYGIDRPAPKREDDGTAAAEKFEEVKIQDEIDEKLGFWRFESSRADGEKKIGWLVNMHQTLVQSSTHAGGLAAVDFYFIQDDGGMFKATIPYEPYFYVTCRAGTETIVEEWLLKRFEGILIRVEREKKWDLSLPNHLLSAPPIFLKLFFHNTADLQSIRREILPLAEANSAKFTAVDAYADVVGAENAMNGNDDDQEGKAWGAEDEGHKRRDKEPAECIIDIREHDINYYLRVAIDLDVRVGLWYTVTSHTGIISLERITSLVKRAEPVVMAYDIETTKQPLKFPDQQTDQIMMISYMIDGQGYLITNREIVAEDIDDFEYTPKEEYPGDFTIFNEPDEPAVIRRWFEHIRDSKPTVMVTYNGDSFDFPFVDVRAKIHGISMYDEIGFKPDNENEYKCRATMHMDCFRWVKRDSYLPQGSQGLKAVTKAKLGYNPTELDPELMTPYAIEQPHSLAQYSVSDAVATYYLYMKYVHPFIFSLCNIIPLNPDEVLRKGSGTLCETLLMVEAYQAHIIMPNRHEDPHGATYEGHLLASETYVGGHVEALEAGVFRSDIATHFKMEPSACQQLIDDLDAALQFSLVEEGNLKLEDVENYDEVKNQIQSALELMRDNPNRMDKPLIYHLDVAAMYPNIMLSNRLQPDSMKDEAACAVCDYNRPDKTCDRRLEWAWRGEYFPAKRDEVNMVRYALEQETFPPKMPNGPRRRFIDLAPGDQSALIHKRLGDYSRKVYRKTHETKIVTKTSIICQRENSFYIDTVRAFRDRRYEYKGLHKTWKKNLDKAFEEGGAVSAVDEAKKMIVLYDSLQLAHKCILNSFYGYVMRKGARWYSMEMAGITCLTGASIIQMARQLVEQIGRPLELDTDGIWCMLPGVFPEDFKFKLKNGKSFGVSYPCTMLNHLVHAKFTNHQYHELVDKETGKYEVRKENSIFFELDGPYKAMILPSSKEEDKLLKKRYAVFNPDGSLAELKGFEVKRRGELQLIKIFQSQIFDKFLLGSTTEECYAAVAEVADQWLDILQSKASSLHDDELVDLIAENRSMSKTLAEYGTQKSTSISTARRLAEFLGEQMVKDKGLSCRFIISAKPNGAPVTERAIPVAIFTAEEPVKRHFLKKWLKDNSLTDFDLRTILDWAYYTERLGSVIQKLITIPAALQKVANPVPRIRHPDWLFKRVAAKEDKFQQHKLTDMFAKMKTNAIANGDIEDMGKSKTGPKMAVVKKKKVVREKTPEPAPDPTEDYSGYIRVMKTQWRKQRIERARLRKQGLRQDGTVSSMLRTKSVNLASRQWDIIQIASTNRPGEFRLWLAIDGTFQSVRLRIPREFYLNFKSFPVDGTFSDRYEATSVARVLPRGRSARHLFKLLVDEALFVEGESHFSSMINNPNVDGAYELQVPLVVRALLQFGTSCTLKTTSLGGLNRGLDKGFDLSELERPGASVLRHKYLDEGKGIKYHFLYHATFNSRHLIALFSPDSAVKVYIVDSSRTPERLPNPARWYNDRVDKAIKGIFSYSESIEFITNYYKNELSALKALSKDLQGIRHGLNVITLCSPFEHSYYQVASPVFSEFPFITFKGNDEKPSLGWLVQTSRRMINQYLKLSGWIKDQIEIAAHYDVPVGNLGQDAPVFLADIEFARRLKQQDMILWWSASSRPDLGGSEEDANLSEDLITPRMSTKGCYSSVVLEMEIADLAINAVLQSALVNEMEGSGAGSLAFDSASHNLDEYAKGTANTSVMLGDAVLSTQTFGVLKSMVRSWFLDKARAHVKGIYATPADLVVDQFWRWISSSASNMFEPALQRFLHGLMRKTFLQLLAELKRLGTSVVYADFNRIFLLTTKPDAGSAYAFAKYLVTAANSQELFRHLVIDVTQFWNYLAWMDVANFGGVKVPPEVASSRDPPPAKFEISMDWNIQSFLPGILQPIFERNVAQFIYQLYTAKRTSYDERAPLKVIHNLNIDLPGENTSTINPAKEKEKLAGSKSITQVLTRKLLADISAVKKRQALAHVDEEKAESLLFPLLPGSRISTSEGEKLNPTLELIKSITEVYSLASSEHLIEIQILRKNLLDLVGVKEFSQSAQFKNPFCDDLQINLIICKKCNSLRDIDLCRDPDRLPSFDVESGGMLDPPRKNWVCHKCDSEYDKFQIEQPLIEMIAKMITAYQTQDVICMKCSSSKADDLAATCHCGGSFKPSLNKNEMKMKLKMIRSVAQYHDLALVGSYVEEVLSRW, encoded by the exons ATGTCATCAAGAGGATcattcagaggaagaggtagaggaggaggatcaaacaCACGATTTACAGGCAAAAAACGATCCGCCCGCGGAGGGGGAGTAGCGTATGGTATTGATCGACCTGCACCCAAGAGAGAAGACGATGGgactgctgctgctgagaaGTTCGAGGAAGTTAAGATAcaggatgagatagatgagaagCTGGGGTTCTGGAGATTTGAGAGCTCGCGAGCagatggggagaagaagattggttggttggtGAATATGCATCAG ACGCTGGTGCAGAGCTCGACGCATGCCGGTGGATTGGCAGCTGTAGATTTCTACTTTATCCAGGATGACGGAGGAATGTTCAAAGCTACGATACCGTACGAGCCGTATTTCTACGTGACAtgtcga GCCGGAACAGAGACGATAGTGGAGGAATGGCTGCTAAAGCGATTCGAGGGAATACTGATACGTgtggaaagggagaagaaaTGGGATCTCAGTCTG CCAAATCACCTTCTATCAGCACCGCCAATATTCCTCAAATTATTCTTCCACAACACAGCCGATCTACAATCGATTCGACGGGAGATTTTGCCTCTGGCAGAAGCCAACTCCGCCAAATTCACAGCTGTAGACGCTTACGCAGATGTAGTAGGAGCTGAGAATGCCATGAATGGGAACGAcgatgatcaagaaggcAAAGCCTGGGGtgcggaggatgaagggCATAAGCGACGTGATAAGGAACCAGCAGAATGTATAATAGATATAAGGGAGCACGATATAAACTATTACTTGCGAGTGGCCATCGATCTCG ACGTTCGAGTCGGTTTATGGTATACCGTCACATCACATACAGGTATAATAAGCTTGGAACGTATAACGTCGTTAGTCAAGCGAGCGGAGCCGGTAGTGATGGCGTACGATATCGAGACGACGAAACAACCTTTGAAATTCCCAGATCAGCAGACAGATCAGATAATGATGATTTCATACATGATCGACGGTCAGGGCTACTTGATAACCAACCGAGAGATAGTAGCGGAGGATATTGACGATTTTGAATACACTCCCAAGGAAGAATATCCTGGCGATTTCACGATATTCAACGAACCCGACGAG CCCGCAGTGATACGGCGCTGGTTCGAACATATCAGAGACTCAAAGCCCACCGTCATGGTCACTTACAACGGTGACAGTTTCGATTTCCCCTTTGTGGATGTCAGAGCCAAGATACATGGTATCAGCATGTACGATGAGATAGGGTTCAAGCCGGATAACGAAAATGAATATAAGTGCAGGGCCACGATGCATATGGATTGTTTCAG ATGGGTAAAACGAGACTCGTACCTACCTCAAGGCAGTCAAGGTCTCAAAGCTGTCACTAAGGCCAAATTGGGTTATAACCCTACGGAATTGGATCCTGAGCTTATGACACC GTATGCTATCGAGCAGCCGCATAGTCTCGCTCAGTATTCCGTTTCCGATGCTGTAGCAACATATTACCTTTACATGAAATACGTTCACCCATTTATCTTCTCGCTGTGTAACATCATTCCTCTCAACCCGGACGAAGTCCTGAGAAAAGGAAGTGGAACGTTATGTGAAACCttgttgatg GTGGAAGCATATCAGGCGCATATCATCATGCCAAACCGACACGAAGATCCACATGGTGCTACCTACGAAGGACACCTACTTGCGTCGGAAACATATGTTGGTGGTCACGTAGAAGCTTTAGAGGCCGGTGTGTTCAGGAGTGATATAGCGACACATTTTAAAATGGAGCCAAGCGCATGTCAACAACTCATCGACGATCTAGATGCTGCCTTGCAATTTTCtctggtggaagaaggaaatcTCAAGCTTGAAGATGTAGAAAATTACGATGAAGTCAAGAATCAGATACAGTCAGCGCTGGAGCTGATGCGGGATAATCCAAATCGAATGGACAAACCTCTCATCTACCACTTGGATGTCGCCGCGATGTACCCCAATATCATGTTGTCAAATCGTCTACAACCGGATtcgatgaaagatgaagcAGCTTGTGCCGTTTGCGATTACAATCGACCGGACAAAACATGTGACAGAAGGTTAGAATGGGCATGGAGAGGGGAATATTTCCCTGCCAAGCGAGACGAAGTGAATATGGTGCGATACGCTCTGGAACAGGAGACCTTCCCACCAAAAATGCCCAATGGTCCTAGAAGGCGGTTCATCGATCTAGCGCCAGGTgatcaatcagctttgataCACAAGCGATTAGGCGATTATTCCAGGAAAGTCTACAGAAAGACGCACGAAACCAAAATTGTCACCAAAACCTCCATCATTTGTCAACGAGAAAACTCATTCTATATCGACACTGTACGAGCTTTCCGAGATCGACGATACGAGTACAAAGGCTTacacaagacatggaagAAGAACCTCGACAAAGCTTTCGAAGAAGGCGGAGCGGTCAGTGCAGTAGATGAAGcaaagaagatgattgtGCTTTATGATTCCCTCCAATTGGCCCACAAGTGTATCCTGAACTCTTTCTACGGTTATGTGATGCGAAAAGGAGCAAGATGGTATTCTATGGAGATGGCCGGTATTACCTGTCTCACTGGAGCTTCTATCATTCAAATGGCTCGTCAACTGGTAGAACAGATTGGTCGACCTTTAGAACTGGATACAGATGGTATTTGGTGTATGTTACCTGGAGTTTTCCCAGAAGATTTCAAATTCAAGCTCAAGAATGGGAAATCTTTCGGCGTCTCTTACCCTTGTACCATGTTGAATCATCTAGTCCACGCCAAATTCACCAATCACCAGTATCATGAATTGGTAGATAAAGAAACTGGGAAGTACGAGGTCAGAAAGGAAAACAGTATTTTCTTCGAACTGGATGGTCCGTACAAAGCGATGATTTTACCCTCTTcgaaagaggaagacaaaTTACTCAAGAAACGATATGCTGTATTTAACCCGGACGGATCGTTAGCAGAGTTGAAAGGGTTCGAGGTGAAGCGACGAGGAGAATTGCAATTGATCAAGATCTTCCAGTCTCAAATATTCGATAAATTCCTTTTGGGGTCCACCACCGAAGAATGTTATGCCGCTGTAGCTGAGGTCGCCGATCAATGGCTTGACATCCTCCAGTCCAAAGCCTCTTCCTTGCATGATGACGAACTGGTCGATCTTATTGCCGAGAATCGAAGTATGTCCAAAACATTGGCGGAGTACGGTACCCAGAAATCAACATCGATCAGTACTGCTCGAAGACTAGCGGAATTCTTGGGTGAACAGATGGTAAAGGATAAAGGTTTATCTTGTCGATTTATCATCTCCGCTAAACCCAATGGAGCCCCTGTCACGGAACGAGCTATCCCAGTAGCTATTTTCACAGCCGAGGAACCTGTGAAAAGGCATTTCTTGAAGAAATGGTTGAAAGACAACAGTCTTACCGATTTCGATCTTCGTACGATCTTAGATTGGGCTTATTATACCGAACGATTAGGTTCGGTCATTCAGAAACTCATCACCATTCCTGCTGCTTTGCAGAAGGTCGCCAACCCAGTACCTAGAATCAGACATCCAGATTGGTTGTTCAAGAGAGTAGCTGCCAAAGAAGATAAATTCCAGCAACATAAACTCACGGATATGTTCGCTAAGATGAAGACCAATGCTATTGCGAATGGAGATATAGAAGATATGGGTAAGAGCAAGACTGGACCCAAAATGGCAGTGgtgaaaaagaagaaagtggTCAGAGAGAAGACACCTGAACCAGCTCCCGATCCGACTGAAGATTATTCGGGATATATCAGAGTGATGAAAACTCAATGGCGGAAACAGAGGATCGAACGTGCTCGACTGAGAAAGCAGGGATTAAGACAAGACGGTACGGTTTCTTCGATGTTACGAACAAAATCTGTCAACTTGGCTTCCAGACAATGGGATATCATCCAGATCGCTTCCACGAACCGACCTGGCGAGTTCCGGTTATGGCTAGCGATCGACGGGACTTTCCAATCCGTTCGACTGAGGATACCGAGGGAGTTTTACTTGAACTTCAAGAGTTTCCCTGTAGATGGGACTTTCTCCGATCGATATGAAGCCACCTCGGTCGCGAGGGTATTACCTAGAGGACGATCTGCCAGACATCTCTTCAAgttgttggtggatgaggcGTTATTCGTTGAAGGAGAATCTCACTTCTCGAGTATGATCAATAATCCAAACGTCGATGGGGCTTATGAACTTCAAGTGCCCCTTGTTGTCAGAGCTTTGCTGCAGTTCGGAACGAGCTGCACCCTCAAGACTACTTCCTTGGGTGGGCTGAACAGAGGTCTAGATAAAGGATTTGATCTCTCGGAATTGGAACGACCAGGAGCAAGTGTGCTAAGGCATAAGTACCTGgatgaaggaaagggaaTCAAGTATCATTTCCTATATCACGCCACGTTCAACTCTCGACATCTCATTGCGCTTTTCTCGCCCGACTCGGCTGTCAAAGTCTATATTGTGGATAGCTCAAGAACTCCAGAGAGGTTACCGAACCCTGCCAGATGGTATAACGATCGGGTGGACAAGGCGATCAAAGGTATATTCAGCTACTCGGAATCAATCGAATTCATCACGAATTACTATAAGAACGAGCTGTCAGCTTTGAAGGCGTTATCGAAAGATCTTCAAGGGATAAGACATGGGTTGAATGTTATTACCCTGTGCTCGCCTTTCGAGCATTCTTATTACCAGGTCGCTTCGCCTGTCTTCTCGGAGTTCCCATTCATAACTTTCAAAGGGAATGACGAGAAGCCTAGTTTGGGTTGGTTGGTCCAGACttcaaggaggatgatcaatcagTATCTGAAGTTGTCTGGTTGGATCAAGGATCAGATCGAGATTGCTGCTCATTATGATGTACCTGTCGGA AATCTCGGACAAGACGCTCCCGTCTTCCTCGCGGACATCGAATTTGCCCGTCGACTAAAACAGCAAGATATGATACTCTGGTGGTCTGCGTCTTCCCGACCTGATTTAGGTGGTTCCGAGGAAGATGCCAACCTAAGTGAAGATCTGATCACACCAAGGATGTCAACTAAAGGATGTTATTCCTCCGTCGTGCTGGAAATGGAAATCGCAGATTTGGCTATCAATGCTGTACTCCAGTCTGCTCTGGTCAACGAAATGGAAGGTTCAGGTGCCGGATCACTCGCGTTCGACTCCGCATCTCACAATTTAGATGAATATGCTAAAGGAACAGCCAATACTTCCGTCATGCTTGGTGATGCTGTTTTGTCGACTCAGACATTCGGTGTACTCAAGTCAATGGTTCGATCATGGTTCCTAGACAAAGCTCGAGCGCACGTCAAAGGGATATACGCGACACCTGCGGATCTAGTGGTCGATCAATtctggaggtggatcagTTCATCTGCAAGTAACATGTTCGAGCCTGCCCTTCAGCGGTTCTTGCACGGTTTGATGCGGAAGACCTTCCTCCAGTTATTAGCGGAATTGAAGAGATTAGGCACCTCAGTGGTATACGCAGATTTCAACAGGATTTTCCTGTTGACTACGAAACCCGATGCTGGAAGTGCATATGCCTTCGCTAAATACCTCGTAACAGCTGCGAACTCTCAAGAACTCTTCCGACATCTGGTTATCGACGTGACCCAATTCTGGAATTACCTTGCATGGATGGACGTAGCAAATTTTGGCGGTGTAAAAGTCCCTCCTGAAGTGGCTTCTTCACGCGATCCCCCTCCTGCGAAATTCGAAATTAGCATGGATTGGAATATCCAGTCGTTCTTACCTGGTATCCTCCAGCCCATTTTCGAGAGGAATGTCGCTCAGTTCATATATCAACTGTATACCGCCAAGCGGACATCTTATGATGAACGAGCTCCGCTGAAGGTCATACATAATCTCAATATCGACTTACCGGGCGAGAACACCTCGACTATCAATCCTgcaaaagagaaagagaagctCGCTGGATCGAAATCTATCACTCAGGTCCTTACTAGGAAGTTACTAGCGGACATCTCAGCAGTCAAGAAACGACAGGCGCTAGCACACGTAGATGAAGAAAAAGCCGAATCCCTGTTATTCCCCTTATTACCCGGATCAAGAATATCCACCTCGGAAGGTGAAAAGCTCAACCCTACCTTGGAACTCATCAAGTCAATCACTGAGGTATACTCCCTAGCTTCATCAGAACACCTGATTGAGATCCAGATATTACGAAAGAACCTTTTAGATCTGGTAGGAGTGAAGGAGTTCTCGCAATCTGCGCAATTCAAGAATCCCTTCTGCGATGATTTGCAGATTAACTTGATCATTTGCAAGAAGTGTAATTCCCTGAGGGACATTGATCTGTGTAGAGATCCGGATAGGTTACCCTCGTTTGATGTCGAGTCGGGGGGGATGTTGGATCCGCCGAGGAAGAATTGGGTTTGTCAT AAATGCGATTCAGAATACGATAAGTTCCAGATCGAACAGCCCTTGATTGAGATGATTGCGAAAATGATAACGGCCTATCAGACACAGGAT GTGATCTGTATGAAGTGCTCTTCCTCCAAGGCTGATGACCTCGCTGCTACGTGTCATTGTGGAGGTTCGTTCAAGCCTTCGTTGAACAAGaacgagatgaagatgaaattgaagatgatcaggagTG TGGCTCAATACCATGATCTTGCGCTGGTGGGAAGTTACGTCGAGGAAGTTTTGAGTCGGTGGTAG
- a CDS encoding pyridoxal 5'-phosphate synthase, glutaminase subunit Pdx2, whose protein sequence is MTIQPIELPETIVIGVLALQGAFIEHIHYLQKLRPQNHTIKAIPIRTLPELQQCQALVIPGGESTVISSIASHTPGLLEALIEFARDPQKAVWGTCAGMILMADVDGIGGGRKKMVKGWEGIGGMKVWRNLYGTQLESFEAPLTIPSLSNPSKPFNAIFIRAPAVHSLSPESQVEVVAQLPEQFLPPPPPLDSPLGEPNVDDLGKVWLKKGRKMVTSFHPELSGDVRVHEFWVEKCVLGR, encoded by the exons ATGACCATACAGCCCATAGAACTGCCAGAGACCATAGTGATAGGAGTGCTTG CTCTGCAAGGTGCTTTCATAGAGCATATACATTACCTCCAAAA ACTGCGTCCCCAAAACCACACCATCAAAGCCATCCCCATCCGCACCCTCCCCGAACTACAGCAATGCCAAGCTCTAGTCATCCCCGGAGGAGAATCCACGGTGATCTCTTCGATAGCCTCGCATACCCCCGGACTACTAGAGGCGCTGATTGAGTTTGCTCGTGATCCCCAGAAGGCTGTTTGGGGCACCTGTGCGGGTATGATTCTGATGGCTGATGTcgatgggattggaggggggaggaagaagatggtcaaAGGTTGGGAGGGGATTGGGGGGATGAAAGTTTGGAGGAATTTGTATGGAA CCCAACTCGAATCATTCGAAGCTCCGCttaccatcccctccctctcaaacccctcCAAACCATTCAACGCTATATTCATCCGAGCTCCCGCTGTTCACTCGTTATCGCCCGAAAGTCAAGTCGAAGTGGTTGCTCAACTGCCCGAGCAAttcttacctcctccaccaccgtTGGATTCGCCGCTTGGTGAACCGAATGTAGATGATCTGGGGAAAGTGTGGTTGAAGAAGGGCAGGAAGATGGTCACGTCGTTTCATCCTGAGTTGAGTGGGGATGTGAGGGTACATGAGTTTTGGGTTGAGAAGTGTGTTTTGGGGAGGTAA